A genomic region of Miscanthus floridulus cultivar M001 chromosome 3, ASM1932011v1, whole genome shotgun sequence contains the following coding sequences:
- the LOC136546064 gene encoding cytochrome B5-like protein gives MEILIYVLLVVLIVLGALSVIPRSNSKGKGNGAHPLGSGETSRSYTKKEVSTHNTRKDCWIIIKDKVYDVTSYVEEHPGGDAILNNAGDDSTEGFFGPQHGTRVFDIIEDFCIGELKD, from the exons ATGGAAATTCTGATCTACGTCTTGCTTGTTGTGCTTATTGTACTGGGGGCCCTGTCTGTTATCCCAAGGTCTAACAGCAAAG GCAAAGGAAATGGAGCGCATCCATTAGGCAGTGGGGAG ACATCTAGAAGCTATACAAAGAAAGAGGTATCAACTCACAACACAAGAAAGGATTGTTGGATAATAATCAAAGATAAG GTTTACGATGTTACTTCATACGTGGAGGAACACCCAGGTGGTGATGCCATCTTGAACAATGCTGGAGATGATTCAACGGAGGGATTTTTTGG CCCGCAACATGGGACAAGAGTATTTGACATCATCGAGGATTTCTGCATCGGCGAACTGAAGGACTGA
- the LOC136541865 gene encoding transcription factor WRKY19-like: protein MATTEMEMGMGVVDGGSNNGGSSGLVVMELSHIKELVRQLKVHLGGSPDLCMHLASQILSLTERSIGLITSSNLDGAVRRKRSAGDAGLASPLSATPTSDVTDGPFKNTTKKRKVMEQRRQRVSSAGGENPVDDGHSWRKYGQKEILGAKHPRSYYRCTHRHSQGCQATKQVQRTDEDATMYDVIYHGEHTCVNRPAAVATAAPAEHNPDADAHLQTLSEGLPAAATPLYLSTSTPPASGGGCQLAPSTTSENWGVSPATSDSNNHVASYLPFEDAEWRGHAELQEVVSALVAASAPPPAVDSFDDLLIDIDIASFFA, encoded by the exons ATGGCGACGACGGAGATGGAGATGGGCATGGGCGTCGTTGACGGCGGCAGTAACAATGGAGGCAGCAGCGGGCTGGTGGTGATGGAGCTGAGCCACATCAAGGAGCTGGTGAGGCAGCTGAAGGTGCACCTTGGCGGCTCCCCGGACCTGTGCATGCACCTGGCCTCCCAGATCTTGTCCCTCACCGAGCGCTCCATCGGCCTCATCACCTCCTCCAACCTCGACGGCGCCGTCCGCCGGAAGCGGTCCGCGGGCGATGCCGGCCTCGCCTCGCCGCTCTCGGCGACGCCCACCAGCGACGTCACCGACGGGCCGTTCAAGAACACCACCAAGAAGAG GAAGGTGATGGAACAGCGGAGGCAGAGGGTGAGCTCGGCCGGCGGCGAGAACCCGGTCGACGACGGCCATAGCTGGAGGAAGTACGGCCAGAAGGAGATTCTCGGAGCCAAGCACCCAAG GAGCTACTACCGCTGCACGCACCGCCACTCGCAGGGGTGCCAGGCGACGAAGCAGGTGCAGCGCACCGACGAGGACGCCACGATGTACGACGTCATCTACCACGGCGAGCACACCTGCGTCAACAGGCCAGCAGCGGTGGCCACGGCGGCGCCGGCGGAGCACAACCCGGACGCGGACGCCCACCTGCAGACCCTGAGCGAGGGCCTGCCCGCGGCCGCCACGCCCTTGTACCTCTCCACCTCCACGCCGCCCGCGAGCGGCGGCGGGTGCCAGCTGGCGCCGTCCACGACCTCGGAGAACTGGGGCGTGTCGCCCGCGACCTCGGACTCCAACAACCACGTCGCCTCCTACCTGCCGTTCGAGGACGCCGAGTGGCGGGGCCACGCCGAGCTCCAGGAGGTGGTGTCCGCGCTCGTGGCCGCCagcgcgccgccgcccgccgtgGACAGCTTCGACGACCTGCTGATCGACATAGACATCGCCAGCTTCTTCGCGTGA